TGAACCTAAAGGTGCATCTAAACCAAGACGTTCTTTACAGAATTTTTCATCTTCCCAAGCTTTTAATGTCGACAATACTTGAGATGCAAATGCTTCATGAATTTCGTAGAAATCAAAATCTTGAAGTTTGAGGTTAGCACGCTTAAGCATACGAGGTACTGCATAAGCAGGAGCCATCAATAAGCCTTCTTTAGGACCATTTTTACCAATGAAGTCAACAGCCGCTGTTTCAGAGAAAGAAAGGTAAGCTAAAACTTCATGACCGTTTTCTTTTGCCCATTCTTCAGAAGCAAGCAATACAACAGAAGCACCGTCAGTTAACGGCGTTGAGTTACCAGCTGTCATTGTTGCAGTTTCGCCTTTACCGAAAACTGGTTTTAATTTAGCTAGTTTTTCAACTGTGCTGTCTGGACGTAAGTTGTTGTCACGGTTAAGACCTAAGAATGGCGTAATGAGGTCATCAAAGAAACCACGGTCATAAGCAGCCGCAAGTTTTTGATGGCTGCTAGCAGCTAACTCATCTTGCGCTTCACGAGTGATACCCCATTCTAAGGCAGTAATCGCTTGGTGCTCACCCATTGAAAGGCCAGTACGTGGTTCACCGTTGCTTGGAGCATCAAGGAGCTTTTTGAAATCAATTTTTGTTAAAGCTTTAAGACGGTCTTTCGCAGTTTTTGCAACATTGAGTTCAAGTAAAACTTTACGTAAACCATCACCTACAGCGATAGGAGCATCAGACGTGGTGTCTACACCACCTGCAATACCGACATCGATTTGACCAAGCGCAATTTTGTTGGCAACAACAAATGCTGCTTGTAAACCTGTACCACAAGCAATTTGAATATCATAAGCAGGAGTCTCTGGTGCAAGATCTGTGCTTAATACAACTTCACGAGTCATGTTGAAGTCACGGCTGTGTTTTAAAACGGCACCCGCAACGACTTCCCCAATACGCTTGCCTTGTAAGTTAAAACGTTCAACCAAACCATTCAATGCTGCTGTCAGCATGTCAGAGTTAGACGCTTTGAAGTAAGCCGTATTTGAACGTGCAAATGGAATACGGTTGCCACCAAGGATTGCAACGCGGCGAACAGTGTTTTGACTCATGGTTTTATCCTGTTGAACAGAAGTTTTGGTTTTTGTTGCTTTTGGTGCTGCAGCTACATTAGAAGATGTAGACGGGGTTGCAGTAGCGGCGCTCTTGTTACGAGGGCTACGTGCTGGTGCAGTCGTTGAACGATTACGTGTCGTTTTTGGAGTATTAGTTGCTGCTTTAGGAGTTGTGCTGTTACGCTTAGCCGTGTTAGAAGCCGACTTTGATGTATTTGACACTTTTTCCTGAGCAGAATTCTCGACTGCTGGATTTTCTTGAGTTGTTTTGCTCATAAGGCTTTTCCAAGCATATTAACGATATTCTTGTAAGCTACCTTAACACAATTCAAATAGACCTGTATTGACTAGAATGACATTGTAGATAGCATTCAGGTCAAGACATCCAAAGATGAACTCAAGTATGATTTGGAGTAACTCTAATGAACGACTACTTTCATATTGTTTCTATCCATCTCATAACATAATGAAACCTGTCGTAGAAAATTCATTTCTTTGAGAGATAATAACCATGACTGATCAATACCAAGCATTTACACAATCTCCAATTGGTAAATTTGTTGTTAAAAATTTGGGTTTACCATCACCTGTTGTATTAGAGCGTTTTGAAAGTGCTCAGCCAGTAGTGAATGGAGCAGTATTGGTTGGCGCGGCGCCATCAAGTGTATTGTCAGGTGCAATTGCACAAGTACTTAGCAATATTCATGCAGATAGCTATGTAGGTAATAATGTTGATTTACAACAAGCCGCTGCAAAAGTAGGTTTAAATTTACGTCCATTCAATGCTGGTGACAAAGAGTCAAAATTCAAGGCAGTTGTATTTGATGCTTCTGGTATTCAAAACTCGGAACAGTTAAACGAACTTTATAAATTCTTTAATCCGATTGCACGTCAAGTTGCGACTTCTGGCCGTGTGATTGTGATTGGTACTACACCTGAAACTGCAAAAACTGTAAAACAGGCGATTGCTCAGCGTGCACTTGAAGGCTTTATCAAATCAGTAGGTAAAGAGTTTAAAAAAGGCATTACTGCTCAAGTTGTTTATGTAGATGAAGGTGCTTCTGCGAACCTTGAATCAACATTACGTTTCTTGCTTTCTCCGCGTTCAGCGTATGTCTCTGGTCAAGTAATTCGCGTTTCTAAAGCAGATGTTGTTGATGTCGATTGGGCAAAACCACTTGCTGGTAAAACTGCGTTAGTAACTGGTGCAAGCCGTGGTATTGGTGAAGCAATTGCACATGTATTGGCACGCGATGGTGCGCATGTAATTTGTTTAGATGTACCACAGCAACAAGCTGACCTTGACCGTGTAGCTGCTGACATTGGCGGCTCTACCTTGGCAATTGATATTACAGCTGCCGATGCAGGTGAAAAAATTAAAGCTGCTGCGGCAAAACAAGGCGGGTTAGATATTATTGTACATAACGCAGGTATTACACGTGACAAAACTTTGGCAAACATGAAGCCAGAGCTTTGGGACTTGGTAATTAACATTAACTTATCTGCTGCTGAACGTGTAAATGACTACTTGTTAGAAAACGATGGTCTAAATGCAAATGGCCGCATTGTTTGCGTATCATCAATTAGTGGTATTGCGGGTAACCTCGGTCAAACGAACTATGCAGCATCTAAAGCTGGTGTAATTGGTTTGGTGAAATTTACTGCGCCTATTTTAAAAAATGGTATTACCATAAACGCAGTCGCACCTGGCTTTATCGAGACACAAATGACTGCTGCAATTCCGTTTGCAATTCGTGAAGCTGGCCGTCGTATGAACTCAATGCAACAAGGCGGTTTACCTGTTGATGTCGCAGAAACAATTGCATGGTTTGCATCAACTGCTTCTACAGGTGTAAATGGTAACGTTGTACGTGTATGTGGCCAAAGCTTGTTAGGCGCTTAAGCACTATTAAATAAATAGGGGTGCTTGAGCATCCCTTTTTTATTCAATAATCTATAAATTATAAAAGGTTAGGTATGAATACTCGTCATTTTAGCCAGCTACCAAAAGCGGCATTGGCTTACCCAAAAGTGGTGCAGGGTTTAATTTTCAAAAAGTATCAAGGTCCAAAAATCTTACCGCAAGTTGAATATGTGGTAGATCGTCTTGAAATTGATCAGAGCCATCTTAAAGCTTATAACGAAGTATGTGGCTTTAAAAATAATGGCTTCGTACCTGCAATTTATTTGGCTGTGCTTTCTCAAAGTTTGCAAATGCACATGATGACAGCAGAAGCATTTCCATTTCCGATTTTAGGTTTAGTCCATATCCGTAATCAGATTAAACAGACTCGACCGATTGGTGTGACTGAAAAATTAACTTTGTCATGTAAATTCGGTGAGCTTAAACCGCATGATAAATGGGTTCAGTTTGACTTTATTACCACGGTAAAAGTTGGCAATGAAGTGGTGATGGAAGGCTTAACAACGTATTTATCTCGCCAAAAAGTCGAGAAAAGAGTGGGTGAGAAAGCCAAAGAAGAACAAGCGCCTGCTTATGTTCCAAAGGCTGAGTGGAATATTTTAGAAAACACAGGTCGCCGTTATGCGAAAGTGTCTGGTGATTTTAATTTAATTCATATTCATGCTATTACTGCAAAAGCATTTGGCTTTAAGCAAGCTATTGCGCATGGTATGTGGAGCAAGGCTAAAGCGCTAGCGAACCTTGAATTACCAAATGCTTATGAAGCAGATGTGTGGTTTAAACTACCAATATTCTTACCATCAAAAGTTGAGTTTTTAACTGCTAATACAGATAAAAAGACGGATTTCTTGATTCGTAATGCGAAATCACAAAAACCGCATGTTGTAGGAACAGTAAAAGCATTATAAAAATATCAGCAGCCTGAACAGATGTTTGGGCTGTTTTTAAGCAAAATAACAAAAAATGCAAGGAACTTCATGTGATTAAAGAGATTTTACTGGCCGATACCCATAACTATCATGGTATTCTAGATGAACGTTTTATTGATTTAGCTCACCAGTTTAGCCGTCTCCAAGATGCTAGAACAGGGCAAGGTGGAGCTGCATTAGCGGTTTATTTTAGAGGTCAGAAAGTTGTAGATATCTATACAGGTCTAAAATCACAAAATGAAGCTTGGCAACCTGACACTTTGGCAGTGTGCTATTCCACAGGTAAAGGCGTACTTGCAACTTTAGCGCATATTTTAGTAAGTGAAGGTTTTTTAGAATACGACAAACCGATTGCGACCTATTGGCCTGAGTTTGCTCAAAATGGTAAAGAGCAAATAACTTTACGTCATGTGCTGAGCCATCAAAGTGGTATGTTTGATATTCGAAATATTATTGAAAGTGCGAGGGAAATGCTCGACTGGTCACATATGCTAAATGTGATGGCCGCAACTAAACCAAGATTCGTTGCAGGACAGGGCAATGCTTATCAAGCCTTAACATTTGGTTGGCTTGTAGGCGGAGTACTTGAAAAAGCGACTGGTCAATCTCTCGATCAGCTCATGCAAAAATATGTGGTTGAACCGTTACAGTTAGATGGTGCTTATTTTGGAACGCCTTCAAGCGAGTTGGACCGTGTAGCACGTTTAATTACGCAACCTAAGCCGGAAAAACCAGCGTCGACTCAAGCTGAAAAACCTAACAAACCTCAGCCCCGTAAGAGTTCACTCTCTGAAAAAATGATTACGTGGACGGGGCAAGACCCGCAAGATTTTCAGGATGCCATGATTCCAAAAGGAATGAAAAAATTTAGTTTCTTTAGTGATGAAGGGTTACAAGCTGTTATTCCGGCAGCAAACGGCACATTTACTGCAAATAGTCTTGCTAAAATTTATGCGATGCTAGCAAATCATGGACAGTGGGATGGACGACAACTCATTCGTCCAGAAATATTTAAAGAACTTAGCACCATTCAAAGTTATGCACGTGATCGTGTTATGCCTATACCTATGAATTGGCGCTTAGGATATCACCGTATTATTACTATGGGTAAACGGGCTAAAAATGGCTTTGGACATATTGGCTACAATGGTTCGGGTGCATGGTGTGATCCAGAACGTGATCTTAGTTTTGCCTATACTCACAACTTCCAGATTGGTTCAATCACAGGTGATTATCGTTTATGGGGGCTTACTCAAGAAACTTTACGTTGCGCCGACCAAATTTTAAAAGGTCGTAAAGGCTGGTTCTAATTTTGGTACTTTAGGGCTGGTGTTTTAATCAATGCCAGCTTTTATATTTATAATAATTCTAGGCGAATAATTACTTCGGTATGGCGTTTAAAGTCATTTTCAGCTAAACCTTGTAAACCGAGTTGATAGATTCCTTCTAGGCCGCACACAAAAGCAATGAGTCGCCATGCAATATCGGTTGAATTAGATAAATTGTTAAATTCACCTTCTTTCTTACCACGTTCAATCGCTTGCACAATCGTTTCATGCCAATTCTGCATGGCGAGGTTATAAGCCTTTTGTATTTCGAGATCCTGTTCTATCAAGAGCTCTGCTTCATTCCATAATCGTAAGTAGGGCTGAAGTCTGTCTATGTTTTCTGCACCTAACAAGATGAAGAGTCTTTGAAATTGGGTATCGGTTTGTAAGGTTTGTTCAATTTCATCTAACTGTTCCATCAGCTTTAAAAAAGCTTCCGCTTTTAAATGAGATGCCGAAGAAAAATGATGATGAACTTGTCCGGTAGAGGTTTGTGCTTCTGTTGCGATTCTACGTACCGTCATGGCTGTAAAACCTTCAGCCAAAGCAACTTGCATGGCAGCTTGCAAAATCATTTCTCTGCGTTGATCGCGATTAAGATAGGCCATGTTTCTTTCACCTGACTGAATTCGACACAAACTACATTAAAATCTAAAGTTGGACAAGTGTCCAATTGTGTATATAATAACCATGATTTGAACGCGTGTCCAATTTTTGGATATTAGAAGAATGTTATGCAAAAGAAATGGTTAATCCTGACAATTATTGTCCTTATTTATTTACCAGTTACAATCGATGCAACGGTGATGCATGTTGCAACGCCGACTTTAAGTGAAGCATTAAATTTAACTGCCAATCAGCTTTTATGGATTATTGATATCTATTCACTGATTATGGCGGGCTTGATCTTACCGATGGGTGCACTCGGTGACCGTATTGGCTTTAAAAAATTATTATTTATTGGAACCGCTGTTTTTGGTGTAGGTTCTTTAGCTGCTGCTTTTTCTCCAACTGCCTATGCTCTAATTGCTTCCCGCGCCGTTTTAGGGTTAGGGGCGGCTATGCTTATTCCAGCTACTTTATCCGGTATTCGTAATGCCTTTACCGAAGAAAAGCAGAGAAATTTTGCACTTGGCCTTTGGTCTACAGTGGGTGGTGGCGGTGCGGCTTTCGGTCCATTGGTGGGTGGTTTTGTACTAGAACATTTCCATTGGGGTGCCGTATTCCTCATTAACATCCCGATTATTTTAGTAGTTTTAGTTATGATTGCGATGATCATTCCTAAACAACAAGAGAAAACTGATCAACCCATTAATTTAGGGCAAGCTTTAATTTTGGTTGTAGCCATTTTAAGCCTCATCTATTCAATCAAATCGGCTATGTATAACTTTTCGGTGCTCACGGTCATCATGTTTGTGGTAGGTATAAGCACATTAATTCACTTCATTCGAAGCCAAAAAAGAAGTAAGACTCCAATGATTGATTTGGAGTTGTTTAAACATCCAGTGATTTCGACCAGTATTGTTATGGCTGTAGTTTCCATGATTGCTCTGGTGGGCTTTGAGCTGCTTTTATCTCAAGAATTGCAATTTGTACATAGTTTTTCTCCTTTACAGGCAGCCATGTTTATCATTCCATTCATGATTGCAATTAGTTTAGGTGGCCCTTTAGCAGGGATCTGTTTAAATAAATGGGGGCTTAGACTCGTATCTACTGTTGGTATTTTAATTAGTGGATTTAGTCTATGGGGACTTGCTCAGCTTAACTTCTCGACCGATCACTTTTTGGCGTGGACGTGTATGGTCTTTTTAGGCTTTAGCATTGAAATTGCTTTACTAGCCTCGACGGCTGCAATTATGTCATCTGTACCCCCTCAAAAGGCAAGTGCAGCAGGTGCGATTGAAGGTATGGCTTATGAGCTTGGTGCTGGTTTGGGCGTTGCTATATTTGGATTAATGCTGTCTTGGTTTTATAGCCGCTCTATTATTTTGCCTGAAGGGCTTCCGTCGAACTTAATTGAAAAAGCGAGTATCTCGATTGGTGAAACCATGCAATTAGCAACTAACCTTGAAAAACCTTTAGGAGGGCAATTAATTGCAGTTGCACAGCAAGCTTTTAGCTATGCACATAGTTGGGTGCTTACTCTCTCAGCTATTTGTTTCTTCCTTTTAACTGCGTTTGTTTGGTTCAGTTTTCCGAAAAAAACAAATTAAAATGTTTTACGGTATTTAAAGTTTCGGTAGAAAGACTTTTTCTCTGAAACTTTAAAATCACTGATTGTGTAGCCAAAGGGTGTAGTTCGCGGTTTATCTGTACGGATATGAGCTTTATACGTTCACACGCTTTTAAAAACAAAGTATGCTTATGCCTGTAACAAGGAGCATACATGTATCAAGTACTTGCTAGAAAATACCGTCCACGTAATTTCAATGAGTTAGTGGGGCAAAACCATGTTTCTCGTGCATTAAGTAGTGCATTGGAACGCGGCCGCCTTCATCATGCTTATTTATTTACAGGAACGCGTGGTGTAGGTAAAACTACAATTGCACGTATTTTAGCCAAGTGTTTGAATTGTGAAACGGGTGTGACCTCCACACCATGTGAAGTTTGTGCAACATGTAAGGCGGTAAATGAAGGTCGTTTTATCGACCTGATTGAAATCGATGCTGCTTCAAGAACAAAAGTAGAAGATACACGTGAACTTCTAGACAACGTGCCGTATGCGCCAACGCAAGGCCGGTTTAAAGTTTACCTGATCGATGAAGTACATATGTTATCTACGCATTCTTTTAATGCGTTATTAAAAACACTAGAAGAACCACCAGAACACGTTAAGTTCCTATTCGCAACAACTGATCCACAAAAGCTACCGATTACGGTTATTTCACGTTGTTTGCAATTTACTTTACGACCTTTAGCTGTAGATGAAATTACCAAGCACCTTGGCGCTATTCTTGAAAAAGAACAAATTAATGCCGACCAAGATGCAATTTGGCAAATTGCTGAATCTGCGCAAGGTTCATTGCGTGATGCATTATCTTTAACTGACCAAGCGATTGCTTACGGACAGGGTTCAGTACATCACCAAGATGTTAAAGAAATGCTTGGCTTGATCGATCGTACGATTATTTATGATTTGATTTTAGCGATTCATCAAAACCAACGTGAGAAAGTAAGCCAGCTTTTATTGCAATTTAGACACCAAGCACTAGATGTCTCACTTGTACTTGATCAGTTGATTTCGACATTGCATGAATTGGCAATTTTACAATATCTACCCGATTTGAGTTTGAAATATAGCGATGAAATCAATCGCAAAATCATGCAACTGTCTAAGCTGATTTCTGCTCAAGATTTACAGCTTTATTATCAAATCGCATGTAAAGGACGTTCAGACTTACAACTTGCCGTGACACAAGAGCAAGGTTTTGAAATGTGCGTTTTACGCTTATTGGCCTTTCGTCCTCTATCGCCAAATGAAATTGTAGTGTCAGAGCCTGTTCAACACAATGGGCAGGCCATGTTGGGGTTAAATCAACAAGTTCAGCAACCAGCTCAAGAGATTACTCCCGTAAGTACTGTTCAGTCAGTTGAAGTTATTAGCCAACCCGCTATGGTTGAACCTGAACCTGAACCTGAACCTGAACCTGAACCTGAACCTGAACCTGAACCTGAACCTGAACCTGAACCTGAACCTGAACCTGAACCTGAACCTGAACCTGAACCTGAACCTGAACCTGAACCTGAACCTGAACCGCAGTCTAATCAGGATTTAATGGTATTTGATCCAAATCATCATGAGTTGATCGGGCTTGAGTCAGTACCTGTTCAAGAAACGATTAGTGTTCTAGAGGAAGATTTCATTCCTGTACCAGAGCAAAAGGCAGTACATGTTCAGGCTGAAACCCAAGCCAAACAAACTGAACCTGAGTCAACATTTACTGCTGAGCCGCAAGGTTTATTTGAATCATCGAGTGCTGAATTTTCTCTTGGTCAAGATGCGCCTATAACTCATGATTTGGTTTCTGCACCTGTTATTGAGCAGCAACCATTGGTGAAAGCCGAGGTGGTTGTTGAAACAGCAACAGTTGTAAAAGAGTCTGATGCAACTGATAACGGGCAGCTCATGCCTCAGGATATTTTGAAGCTTTCTCCCCAAGTTTTAGAAGGTGAGTGGACACTTGAAAAATGGGAATACTGGTTTAGAAACAGTCAGCTTTCTCCGGCTGTCCAAGAACTTGCGCAGCATGGTGTGATGACTGGGGAAATTGGCGGTAACACGGTTTTCCATATTCCTCAAGAATATGAAAATATGTTGACCCAATTACAGCAAGGTCTAATTGATGCTTTAAAGCAACAATGGGCAGATACACAGTTTACGGTTGAATATGGTGCCGTTAACACATCTACACCGTACGTTATGCAAAGCATGCGTAAAGAAAAAGCTTTCCATAGAGCGACAGAGCTATTACAGCAACAACCTGTTATTAAAAGTCTGATTGATACTTTTGATGGCGAACTACAAAATATTCAATTAAAGCCATAAATTCACTTAAGTTTTAATCTAGTGAGAAATGTGAGAATAATAGAATTTTCATATTTTTCACTGGATTGAAATATTCAGGTCACGCCACTGTCATTGTACTTTTCTATGTTAGCCATTTTAG
This window of the Acinetobacter sp. XH1741 genome carries:
- a CDS encoding acetyl-CoA C-acetyltransferase: MSKTTQENPAVENSAQEKVSNTSKSASNTAKRNSTTPKAATNTPKTTRNRSTTAPARSPRNKSAATATPSTSSNVAAAPKATKTKTSVQQDKTMSQNTVRRVAILGGNRIPFARSNTAYFKASNSDMLTAALNGLVERFNLQGKRIGEVVAGAVLKHSRDFNMTREVVLSTDLAPETPAYDIQIACGTGLQAAFVVANKIALGQIDVGIAGGVDTTSDAPIAVGDGLRKVLLELNVAKTAKDRLKALTKIDFKKLLDAPSNGEPRTGLSMGEHQAITALEWGITREAQDELAASSHQKLAAAYDRGFFDDLITPFLGLNRDNNLRPDSTVEKLAKLKPVFGKGETATMTAGNSTPLTDGASVVLLASEEWAKENGHEVLAYLSFSETAAVDFIGKNGPKEGLLMAPAYAVPRMLKRANLKLQDFDFYEIHEAFASQVLSTLKAWEDEKFCKERLGLDAPLGSIDRSKLNVNGSSLGAGHPFAATGGRILATAAKLINEKGSGRALISICTAGGEGVVAIVEK
- the amvA gene encoding multidrug efflux MFS transporter AmvA; this encodes MQKKWLILTIIVLIYLPVTIDATVMHVATPTLSEALNLTANQLLWIIDIYSLIMAGLILPMGALGDRIGFKKLLFIGTAVFGVGSLAAAFSPTAYALIASRAVLGLGAAMLIPATLSGIRNAFTEEKQRNFALGLWSTVGGGGAAFGPLVGGFVLEHFHWGAVFLINIPIILVVLVMIAMIIPKQQEKTDQPINLGQALILVVAILSLIYSIKSAMYNFSVLTVIMFVVGISTLIHFIRSQKRSKTPMIDLELFKHPVISTSIVMAVVSMIALVGFELLLSQELQFVHSFSPLQAAMFIIPFMIAISLGGPLAGICLNKWGLRLVSTVGILISGFSLWGLAQLNFSTDHFLAWTCMVFLGFSIEIALLASTAAIMSSVPPQKASAAGAIEGMAYELGAGLGVAIFGLMLSWFYSRSIILPEGLPSNLIEKASISIGETMQLATNLEKPLGGQLIAVAQQAFSYAHSWVLTLSAICFFLLTAFVWFSFPKKTN
- a CDS encoding 3-oxoacyl-ACP reductase, with the translated sequence MTDQYQAFTQSPIGKFVVKNLGLPSPVVLERFESAQPVVNGAVLVGAAPSSVLSGAIAQVLSNIHADSYVGNNVDLQQAAAKVGLNLRPFNAGDKESKFKAVVFDASGIQNSEQLNELYKFFNPIARQVATSGRVIVIGTTPETAKTVKQAIAQRALEGFIKSVGKEFKKGITAQVVYVDEGASANLESTLRFLLSPRSAYVSGQVIRVSKADVVDVDWAKPLAGKTALVTGASRGIGEAIAHVLARDGAHVICLDVPQQQADLDRVAADIGGSTLAIDITAADAGEKIKAAAAKQGGLDIIVHNAGITRDKTLANMKPELWDLVININLSAAERVNDYLLENDGLNANGRIVCVSSISGIAGNLGQTNYAASKAGVIGLVKFTAPILKNGITINAVAPGFIETQMTAAIPFAIREAGRRMNSMQQGGLPVDVAETIAWFASTASTGVNGNVVRVCGQSLLGA
- a CDS encoding TetR family transcriptional regulator, whose product is MAYLNRDQRREMILQAAMQVALAEGFTAMTVRRIATEAQTSTGQVHHHFSSASHLKAEAFLKLMEQLDEIEQTLQTDTQFQRLFILLGAENIDRLQPYLRLWNEAELLIEQDLEIQKAYNLAMQNWHETIVQAIERGKKEGEFNNLSNSTDIAWRLIAFVCGLEGIYQLGLQGLAENDFKRHTEVIIRLELL
- a CDS encoding DNA polymerase III subunit gamma/tau, which produces MYQVLARKYRPRNFNELVGQNHVSRALSSALERGRLHHAYLFTGTRGVGKTTIARILAKCLNCETGVTSTPCEVCATCKAVNEGRFIDLIEIDAASRTKVEDTRELLDNVPYAPTQGRFKVYLIDEVHMLSTHSFNALLKTLEEPPEHVKFLFATTDPQKLPITVISRCLQFTLRPLAVDEITKHLGAILEKEQINADQDAIWQIAESAQGSLRDALSLTDQAIAYGQGSVHHQDVKEMLGLIDRTIIYDLILAIHQNQREKVSQLLLQFRHQALDVSLVLDQLISTLHELAILQYLPDLSLKYSDEINRKIMQLSKLISAQDLQLYYQIACKGRSDLQLAVTQEQGFEMCVLRLLAFRPLSPNEIVVSEPVQHNGQAMLGLNQQVQQPAQEITPVSTVQSVEVISQPAMVEPEPEPEPEPEPEPEPEPEPEPEPEPEPEPEPEPEPEPEPEPEPEPQSNQDLMVFDPNHHELIGLESVPVQETISVLEEDFIPVPEQKAVHVQAETQAKQTEPESTFTAEPQGLFESSSAEFSLGQDAPITHDLVSAPVIEQQPLVKAEVVVETATVVKESDATDNGQLMPQDILKLSPQVLEGEWTLEKWEYWFRNSQLSPAVQELAQHGVMTGEIGGNTVFHIPQEYENMLTQLQQGLIDALKQQWADTQFTVEYGAVNTSTPYVMQSMRKEKAFHRATELLQQQPVIKSLIDTFDGELQNIQLKP
- a CDS encoding serine hydrolase domain-containing protein — translated: MIKEILLADTHNYHGILDERFIDLAHQFSRLQDARTGQGGAALAVYFRGQKVVDIYTGLKSQNEAWQPDTLAVCYSTGKGVLATLAHILVSEGFLEYDKPIATYWPEFAQNGKEQITLRHVLSHQSGMFDIRNIIESAREMLDWSHMLNVMAATKPRFVAGQGNAYQALTFGWLVGGVLEKATGQSLDQLMQKYVVEPLQLDGAYFGTPSSELDRVARLITQPKPEKPASTQAEKPNKPQPRKSSLSEKMITWTGQDPQDFQDAMIPKGMKKFSFFSDEGLQAVIPAANGTFTANSLAKIYAMLANHGQWDGRQLIRPEIFKELSTIQSYARDRVMPIPMNWRLGYHRIITMGKRAKNGFGHIGYNGSGAWCDPERDLSFAYTHNFQIGSITGDYRLWGLTQETLRCADQILKGRKGWF
- a CDS encoding MaoC/PaaZ C-terminal domain-containing protein; this translates as MNTRHFSQLPKAALAYPKVVQGLIFKKYQGPKILPQVEYVVDRLEIDQSHLKAYNEVCGFKNNGFVPAIYLAVLSQSLQMHMMTAEAFPFPILGLVHIRNQIKQTRPIGVTEKLTLSCKFGELKPHDKWVQFDFITTVKVGNEVVMEGLTTYLSRQKVEKRVGEKAKEEQAPAYVPKAEWNILENTGRRYAKVSGDFNLIHIHAITAKAFGFKQAIAHGMWSKAKALANLELPNAYEADVWFKLPIFLPSKVEFLTANTDKKTDFLIRNAKSQKPHVVGTVKAL